A DNA window from Mucilaginibacter xinganensis contains the following coding sequences:
- the mgrA gene encoding L-glyceraldehyde 3-phosphate reductase, which yields MTYVPAENRYEKMQYRRCGKSGIKLPAVSLGLWHNFGHVDVTETYRKILHLAFDSGITHFDLANNYGPPPGSAEENFGRILKEDFRGYRDEMIISSKAGYTMWDGPYGDWGSKKYLVSSLDQSLQRMGLEYVDIFYHHRPDPETPLEETMGALDLIVRQGKALYAGISNYPAREADEAIAILKRLGTPCLIHQPKYSMFERWVEGGLLDVLEKDGVGCIPFSPLAQGLLTNKYLHGIPADSRAAKSTGFLQESQVTEERISQITRLNEIALQRGQTLAQMALAWLLKDHRITSVLIGASRAEQLADSLKCLDNIEFSKEELAKIEEILN from the coding sequence ATGACTTACGTACCTGCAGAAAACCGATACGAAAAAATGCAATACCGCCGCTGCGGAAAAAGCGGCATCAAGCTTCCGGCGGTTTCACTGGGTCTGTGGCACAATTTCGGGCATGTAGATGTTACCGAAACCTACCGCAAAATATTACACCTCGCTTTTGATAGCGGCATCACCCATTTCGATCTCGCCAATAATTACGGCCCTCCTCCGGGGTCAGCAGAAGAAAACTTCGGTCGCATTTTGAAAGAAGATTTTCGCGGCTACCGCGACGAAATGATCATCAGCAGCAAAGCAGGCTATACCATGTGGGATGGCCCCTATGGCGACTGGGGATCGAAAAAGTACCTTGTATCCAGCCTTGATCAAAGCTTACAGCGAATGGGGCTGGAATATGTTGATATATTTTACCATCACCGCCCGGACCCGGAAACACCGCTTGAAGAAACGATGGGTGCACTTGATTTAATAGTAAGGCAGGGAAAAGCACTGTATGCAGGCATTTCTAACTACCCGGCCAGGGAAGCTGATGAAGCAATTGCCATTTTAAAACGGCTGGGCACGCCATGCCTCATCCATCAGCCCAAATACTCCATGTTTGAACGTTGGGTTGAAGGGGGATTACTTGATGTTTTAGAAAAAGATGGTGTGGGCTGCATCCCGTTTTCGCCGCTGGCACAGGGGTTATTAACCAATAAATACCTGCACGGCATCCCGGCAGATTCAAGGGCGGCCAAATCAACAGGTTTTTTACAGGAAAGCCAGGTAACCGAAGAACGTATAAGCCAGATAACGCGACTGAATGAGATAGCCCTGCAACGCGGACAAACATTGGCGCAAATGGCATTAGCCTGGTTGCTAAAAGATCATAGGATAACCTCTGTACTTATAGGTGCAAGCAGGGCTGAGCAATTAGCTGATTCATTAAAATGCCTCGACAATATTGAATTTTCGAAAGAAGAATTGGCAAAAATTGAAGAAATATTAAACTAA
- a CDS encoding MotA/TolQ/ExbB proton channel family protein, producing MTLLFIQATDTANKLIDTAKQAGQQLAALPQQELRFGDLLIKGGWVMVPIGILAVLGLVIFFERYFTIRKASKNESNLMMQVRSSIISGNLESAVAICRNSNTPLGRMLQKGLLRIGRPIKDIEGAIENIGKLEVSKLEKNIGILGIVAGIAPMFGFLGTIAGVIKIFYDISKTDNISMGVISGGLYVKMVTSAAGLFVGIVAYVCYHILNMMVDKVILKLETDAIEFIDLLEEPSK from the coding sequence ATGACATTACTATTTATACAGGCTACCGACACTGCAAATAAGCTTATAGACACCGCCAAACAGGCGGGCCAACAACTGGCAGCCCTGCCCCAGCAAGAATTGCGTTTTGGCGATTTGCTGATAAAAGGCGGTTGGGTAATGGTCCCGATAGGTATTTTGGCGGTTCTGGGCCTGGTGATATTTTTTGAAAGATATTTTACCATTCGTAAAGCCTCCAAAAACGAATCGAACCTGATGATGCAGGTACGTTCAAGCATTATTTCAGGAAACCTTGAGTCGGCTGTGGCCATTTGCCGCAACAGCAATACGCCATTGGGCAGGATGCTGCAAAAAGGCCTTTTAAGAATTGGCCGCCCCATTAAGGATATTGAAGGCGCAATTGAAAACATCGGCAAGCTGGAAGTATCAAAACTGGAAAAGAATATTGGTATTTTGGGTATAGTTGCAGGTATTGCACCCATGTTTGGTTTCCTGGGAACCATTGCCGGGGTTATCAAAATTTTTTATGATATCTCAAAGACGGATAACATCAGTATGGGCGTTATATCCGGTGGATTATATGTTAAAATGGTTACCTCGGCAGCCGGTTTATTTGTAGGTATTGTGGCTTATGTGTGTTATCATATTTTAAATATGATGGTTGATAAAGTGATACTGAAGCTTGAAACCGATGCCATTGAATTTATTGACCTGTTAGAAGAACCGAGCAAATGA
- a CDS encoding purine-nucleoside phosphorylase, producing MLENIQKTTAYIKSRIGDFEPEVGIILGTGLGALVNEIEVEKQLMYSNIPDFPISTLEFHSGKLIFGTLNGVKVVAMQGRLHYYEGYSMQQITFPVRVMKMLGIKTLFVSNASGSLNPDFKKGDLMVIADHINLQPHNPLTGRNEEELGPRFPDMSEPYKRDLIDKALTIAKANNIRCHKGVYVGVTGPNLETKAEYKYLRIIGGDVVGMSTVPEVIVARHMGLTVFAISVLTDEGFSEQLQPVALEEILAVAHEAEPKMTLILKELIAGF from the coding sequence ATGTTAGAGAACATACAGAAAACCACAGCATACATTAAAAGCCGCATTGGCGATTTTGAGCCTGAAGTAGGCATTATATTGGGAACGGGCCTTGGCGCACTGGTGAACGAAATTGAAGTTGAAAAACAGCTGATGTACTCCAATATTCCTGATTTTCCAATTTCGACACTTGAATTCCATTCAGGTAAGTTAATCTTCGGTACGCTAAATGGGGTAAAGGTGGTGGCTATGCAGGGCCGTTTGCATTATTATGAAGGCTACAGCATGCAGCAAATTACCTTCCCGGTGCGGGTGATGAAAATGCTGGGCATTAAGACACTTTTTGTTTCAAATGCCAGCGGTTCACTTAATCCTGATTTTAAAAAGGGCGACCTGATGGTAATTGCCGACCACATTAATTTACAGCCGCATAACCCGCTTACCGGGCGTAACGAAGAGGAGCTTGGCCCGCGTTTTCCGGATATGAGCGAACCCTATAAACGCGACCTGATTGACAAAGCACTAACTATTGCAAAGGCAAACAATATTAGGTGCCACAAGGGAGTTTATGTTGGGGTTACGGGCCCTAACCTGGAAACAAAGGCGGAGTACAAATACCTGAGGATAATAGGAGGGGACGTGGTAGGGATGAGTACCGTTCCTGAGGTAATTGTCGCACGGCACATGGGGCTTACCGTTTTTGCCATTTCAGTGTTAACGGACGAAGGTTTTTCAGAACAATTACAGCCTGTAGCGCTTGAAGAAATACTGGCGGTGGCACATGAAGCTGAACCAAAAATGACATTGATACTTAAAGAGTTGATAGCCGGTTTTTAA
- a CDS encoding bifunctional folylpolyglutamate synthase/dihydrofolate synthase, producing the protein MDNYPTMNYAETIQYLYSQLPLFTRDGASAYKADLTNTIALLNNLDNPQHKFKCVHVGGTNGKGSTSHMLAAILQIAGYKTGLYTSPHLKDFRERIRINGQMISEQQVIDFVATQQHHFNEIRPSFFEMTVALAFDVFAKEQVDVAVIEVGLGGRLDSTNVITPLLSVITNIGWDHMNILGDTLQLIAAEKAGIIKQGIPVIVGEYQEEVADVFISKAKACKSKITFASEVMTSKISGQPSGAIDQGVEGNANEFLNIELKSNQLTANRQQLISNIQLDLTGTYQLKNIKAVLCAVDELHTQGFIITDEHIKTALWQVKTLTGLHGRWEVLSTNPLTICDTGHNPEGMQEVLQNIAGVTYNKLHFVLGVVNDKDISKILTILPTNALYYFCRPDIPRGLDEKSLWLKAEGFGLHGDTYPSVKAALAAARQNAGHGDLVFAGGSTFVVAEVV; encoded by the coding sequence ATGGACAACTATCCAACCATGAACTACGCGGAAACCATTCAATATCTTTATAGTCAACTACCTCTTTTTACCCGCGATGGCGCATCAGCCTATAAAGCGGACCTAACCAATACCATTGCGTTATTGAATAACCTAGACAATCCGCAGCACAAGTTTAAATGTGTGCATGTTGGCGGTACAAATGGCAAAGGATCAACATCGCACATGCTGGCAGCGATATTACAGATCGCAGGTTATAAAACCGGGCTATATACTTCACCCCATTTAAAAGATTTCAGGGAACGTATCCGCATAAACGGGCAAATGATCAGCGAGCAACAGGTTATTGATTTTGTTGCGACCCAGCAGCACCATTTCAACGAAATTCGCCCCTCTTTTTTTGAAATGACGGTTGCCCTGGCATTTGATGTTTTTGCTAAAGAGCAGGTTGATGTCGCCGTTATTGAAGTTGGCCTTGGCGGTAGGCTGGACTCAACCAATGTGATAACCCCGCTGCTTTCTGTGATCACCAACATAGGATGGGACCACATGAATATTTTGGGCGATACGCTTCAGCTGATAGCAGCCGAAAAAGCAGGGATTATTAAGCAGGGAATCCCGGTAATTGTTGGTGAGTACCAGGAGGAGGTTGCCGACGTGTTTATATCCAAAGCCAAAGCTTGCAAATCAAAAATTACTTTTGCTTCGGAGGTGATGACGTCGAAAATAAGCGGTCAGCCATCTGGAGCTATAGATCAGGGGGTAGAAGGTAATGCGAATGAGTTTTTAAATATAGAACTTAAAAGCAATCAACTAACTGCTAATCGCCAGCAGCTAATTTCTAATATCCAACTCGACTTAACAGGCACCTACCAGCTTAAAAATATAAAAGCAGTACTATGCGCTGTTGATGAACTGCACACACAGGGCTTTATAATTACTGATGAGCACATAAAAACTGCGTTGTGGCAGGTAAAAACCTTAACAGGCTTACACGGCCGCTGGGAAGTTTTAAGCACCAACCCACTAACTATTTGCGATACCGGCCACAACCCGGAGGGCATGCAGGAAGTGCTGCAAAATATTGCAGGTGTAACATATAACAAGCTGCATTTTGTTTTAGGTGTGGTAAATGATAAAGATATCAGCAAAATTTTAACCATACTCCCAACAAATGCCCTTTACTATTTTTGCAGGCCCGATATTCCGCGTGGCCTTGATGAAAAAAGCTTATGGCTTAAAGCTGAAGGATTTGGTTTGCATGGCGACACCTACCCATCGGTAAAAGCAGCACTAGCAGCGGCACGGCAAAATGCCGGCCATGGCGACCTGGTTTTTGCAGGCGGGAGCACTTTTGTTGTGGCAGAGGTGGTCTGA
- a CDS encoding Type 1 glutamine amidotransferase-like domain-containing protein → MRKIYLAILLFSCCFSGMAQQSGTTAVTRTIFAYGGNYNKQFMRYVIALTKKKDPKICFLPTATGDNANYIIAWYAACEELPMRPYVQRVYVASYTDKKTFEENLLSMDAIVVGGGNTLNMMAIWKAQGIDTVLRKAYNKGIVLAGGSAGSLCWFQGGTTDSRPKDLSIVQGLGFIQTSHCPHYHSEPLRKPLYFENILKGRLSPGYAIDDLAGIVFENEKYVRSVAVDEKSNTYFVSVIDGKVDEKLLTVREILK, encoded by the coding sequence TTGAGAAAGATATACCTGGCTATCCTATTGTTTTCCTGCTGTTTTTCGGGCATGGCCCAGCAGTCCGGAACAACAGCTGTAACCCGTACCATATTTGCATACGGCGGCAATTATAACAAGCAGTTTATGCGGTACGTTATTGCTTTAACCAAAAAGAAGGATCCCAAAATTTGCTTCCTGCCGACAGCCACCGGCGATAACGCCAACTATATTATAGCCTGGTATGCCGCCTGTGAAGAATTGCCGATGCGGCCTTATGTTCAACGGGTTTATGTAGCATCCTATACGGATAAAAAGACTTTTGAAGAAAACCTGCTGAGCATGGATGCTATAGTGGTTGGCGGGGGCAACACCCTTAATATGATGGCGATATGGAAAGCCCAGGGAATTGATACCGTATTACGAAAGGCCTACAACAAAGGGATAGTTCTTGCAGGCGGCAGCGCCGGCTCGTTATGCTGGTTCCAGGGCGGCACTACAGATTCACGGCCTAAGGATCTTTCTATTGTGCAGGGTTTAGGTTTTATCCAAACCAGCCATTGCCCGCATTACCACAGCGAACCGCTTCGTAAGCCCCTTTATTTCGAAAATATTTTAAAAGGCAGGTTAAGCCCCGGCTATGCTATTGATGACCTTGCAGGGATAGTATTTGAAAATGAAAAATATGTAAGATCAGTAGCCGTTGATGAAAAGAGCAATACTTATTTTGTTTCTGTAATTGATGGGAAAGTTGATGAAAAATTGCTAACTGTGAGGGAGATTTTGAAGTAG
- the lpxK gene encoding tetraacyldisaccharide 4'-kinase, with protein sequence MKYLRWLLLPFSLIYGLVVIIRNWLYDAGLFKSYRFTKPVISVGNLEVGGAGKSPMTEYLIRLLKSDYKLATLSRGYGRETKGYIVADRENRESGFNNQGPATTKAPLSRQIGDEPAQFKQKFPDITVAVCEARVEGLKQLLPNHDIILMDDAYQHRAVEPGLSFLLFDYNRVNAPHFLLPAGNMREPMSGRWRAQVIIVSKCPASLTDAEKTDIAHKIEPLPYQQLFFTSIAYQGLQTLSGKQSALTIDNDTTVFLLTGIANAQPLLQYLSNSTPHIIHHNYPDHHPFTLKNIAKLVAEFAAHPAQKKIIVTTEKDAQRLDESWLNQVRSTDGQLPVFVIPIKVEFLNGTGPQFDKIVIEYVREHTENHSIH encoded by the coding sequence ATGAAATACCTGCGCTGGCTTTTGTTGCCTTTTTCGTTAATCTATGGGTTGGTTGTTATTATACGGAACTGGCTTTATGATGCCGGGCTGTTTAAAAGCTACCGGTTCACCAAGCCGGTAATATCTGTGGGCAACCTTGAAGTTGGCGGCGCAGGCAAAAGCCCCATGACGGAGTACCTCATTCGCCTGCTGAAATCAGATTATAAGCTGGCCACATTGAGCAGAGGGTACGGAAGGGAAACAAAGGGATATATCGTAGCTGATAGGGAAAACCGGGAATCAGGGTTCAACAATCAAGGACCTGCTACTACTAAGGCTCCACTCTCCAGGCAAATAGGAGATGAACCCGCCCAGTTTAAACAGAAATTCCCGGATATAACAGTTGCTGTTTGCGAGGCAAGGGTAGAAGGATTAAAGCAGTTGCTGCCCAATCACGATATAATATTAATGGACGATGCTTACCAGCACCGGGCCGTTGAGCCGGGGTTAAGCTTTTTGCTGTTTGATTATAACCGGGTTAATGCGCCGCACTTTTTATTGCCGGCGGGCAACATGCGCGAGCCCATGAGCGGGCGGTGGCGCGCACAGGTGATCATTGTATCCAAATGCCCGGCATCACTAACCGACGCTGAAAAAACGGATATCGCGCACAAAATTGAACCTTTGCCTTACCAGCAATTATTTTTTACATCAATTGCCTACCAGGGCCTGCAAACGTTAAGCGGAAAGCAGTCGGCTTTAACTATAGACAATGATACCACTGTGTTTTTATTAACAGGGATAGCTAATGCACAGCCGCTGCTGCAATACCTAAGCAACAGCACACCGCATATAATTCATCACAATTATCCCGACCACCACCCGTTTACCTTAAAAAATATCGCTAAACTTGTGGCTGAGTTTGCTGCCCATCCGGCACAAAAAAAAATAATTGTTACAACAGAAAAGGATGCGCAGCGTTTAGATGAATCCTGGTTAAACCAGGTACGGTCAACTGATGGGCAGCTCCCGGTTTTTGTGATCCCGATAAAGGTGGAATTTTTAAACGGTACAGGCCCGCAGTTTGACAAAATTGTTATTGAATATGTTAGAGAACATACAGAAAACCACAGCATACATTAA
- a CDS encoding putative porin yields the protein MLYKLKYILLLLICVCTQAAFAQIQRGNDNYPRQSQQRINLRDTGRTSGKKLTDDQMLDSLRKKQDRKKDSVVFNSKFIRVTNERLLRDSTVLLPLDTGIYNFENYSPLLQPRSPKISLGNTGLPARSLLFEPSRTIGFEPGLHELDPYMLKPENINYYRARVAYTQLYLVGYTGVKEQIFKITHAQNVNPQLNFGFNLNFIGSRGYYSNSGVLSQNVSDVNAAVFTWYESKSKRYNLLTNLIYNNVKAPVTGSILNDSIFVTGSLSKPSEQVRLPASYENWKGGSFYLKQSYYLGHIDSASNGTGKATILPTQRLSYTLKYEATKYEYLQNGYDTYNVFPDYYYSANRSRDSLSVTHLQNDFSYSFYLRSKSEKAVKNELKLDVGLTQDIYTYGQFVSDTTLDQYGSRVVRPLKVQHNSFQDLTVKGRISYKLSDRAALEGNVQQIVQGRDFGDFLYDAKLTLAGNDKAGKIILGGYTQSSTPPLVYTSWNSNHFIFNNKFSNQKTNSVSFNYVNMPLKLDLKAEYFLITDYLYFTAQDNGIDAHPAQINGSINMIKLSVGKSIAWRRWHFDDYFVYQKTDYQSTLRTPQFYNYASVYYKALLFNVLYSNIGMDVRYNSSYVAPSYAPGLGQFYNGANVSFSSYPVATIFIKATLQRTNLFIMYDYANQGLFSKGYYTVNRYPQQDAALKIGISWAFYN from the coding sequence ATGCTATATAAATTAAAATATATTCTTTTGCTGTTGATCTGTGTTTGTACGCAGGCTGCCTTTGCGCAAATTCAACGCGGTAATGATAACTATCCACGGCAGTCACAGCAGCGCATCAACCTGCGCGATACCGGGAGAACATCAGGCAAAAAACTTACGGACGACCAGATGCTTGATTCATTACGGAAAAAGCAGGACAGGAAGAAAGACAGCGTTGTTTTTAATTCGAAATTTATCAGGGTAACAAACGAAAGGTTATTGAGAGATAGCACTGTACTGTTACCGCTGGATACCGGGATTTATAACTTTGAAAACTACAGCCCGCTTTTACAACCCCGCAGCCCTAAAATAAGCCTTGGCAATACGGGTTTACCTGCCCGCAGCCTGTTGTTTGAGCCATCGCGCACCATTGGGTTTGAGCCGGGCCTGCATGAGCTTGATCCATATATGCTAAAGCCCGAAAATATAAATTACTACCGCGCCCGTGTAGCCTATACACAGCTATACCTGGTAGGCTATACTGGGGTTAAAGAACAGATCTTTAAAATAACCCATGCACAAAATGTTAACCCGCAGCTCAACTTTGGCTTTAATCTAAATTTCATAGGCTCAAGGGGATATTACAGCAATTCGGGGGTTTTATCACAAAACGTAAGTGATGTTAACGCCGCCGTTTTTACCTGGTACGAGTCGAAAAGTAAGCGGTATAACCTGCTCACCAACCTTATTTATAACAATGTAAAAGCGCCCGTTACCGGGTCTATCCTAAACGATTCTATTTTCGTTACAGGTTCGCTTTCCAAGCCCTCGGAACAAGTGCGCCTGCCCGCATCTTATGAAAACTGGAAGGGCGGCTCTTTTTACCTGAAACAATCTTACTACCTGGGGCATATTGACAGTGCAAGCAACGGAACTGGAAAAGCAACTATATTGCCTACGCAGCGCCTGTCATACACATTGAAATACGAGGCAACAAAATATGAATACCTCCAAAATGGTTATGATACTTACAACGTGTTTCCCGATTATTACTATAGCGCAAACAGATCGCGCGATTCACTTTCGGTAACGCACCTGCAAAACGATTTTTCGTATAGCTTTTACCTGCGAAGTAAATCTGAAAAAGCCGTCAAAAATGAATTGAAGCTTGATGTTGGGCTTACACAGGATATTTACACCTATGGGCAATTTGTGAGTGACACCACCCTTGATCAATACGGCAGCAGGGTTGTGCGGCCGCTGAAGGTACAGCATAACTCGTTTCAGGATTTAACGGTGAAGGGCAGAATAAGCTATAAATTGAGCGATAGGGCCGCGCTGGAAGGCAATGTTCAACAAATAGTGCAGGGACGCGATTTTGGCGATTTCCTGTACGATGCGAAACTTACCCTTGCGGGAAATGATAAGGCCGGAAAGATAATTTTAGGCGGTTACACCCAAAGCAGTACGCCACCGCTGGTTTACACCAGCTGGAACTCCAACCACTTTATTTTTAACAACAAGTTCAGCAACCAAAAAACCAACAGCGTATCTTTTAACTATGTTAACATGCCGCTAAAGCTTGATTTGAAAGCGGAATACTTTTTAATAACAGATTACCTGTATTTTACCGCGCAGGACAACGGGATTGATGCCCATCCGGCGCAGATCAACGGTTCAATAAACATGATCAAACTAAGCGTTGGTAAAAGCATTGCCTGGCGCAGGTGGCATTTTGATGATTACTTTGTTTATCAAAAAACAGATTACCAGAGCACATTGCGTACCCCGCAGTTTTATAACTATGCCAGCGTTTATTATAAAGCATTGCTGTTTAATGTGCTTTACTCAAACATAGGCATGGATGTTCGGTACAACAGTTCATACGTAGCGCCTTCATACGCACCCGGTTTAGGCCAATTTTATAACGGGGCTAATGTGAGTTTCTCATCATACCCGGTGGCAACTATATTTATAAAAGCAACGCTGCAGCGTACTAATCTTTTTATAATGTATGATTATGCCAACCAGGGCCTTTTCAGCAAGGGTTACTATACAGTAAACCGTTACCCCCAACAGGATGCAGCACTTAAAATAGGTATCTCATGGGCGTTTTATAATTAG
- a CDS encoding ExbD/TolR family protein, producing MNLRKKQRGVSAEVHTSAMNDIMFFLLLFFLIASTVTNPNVVKLLLPKSSSGQSVSKKTINVSISKDLQYTVDKKVVAVADLPTVLAGYKKMATELTIVLYVDKTVAIQDVVAVMDVSQKLNIKMVLATEPK from the coding sequence ATGAATTTAAGAAAAAAACAAAGAGGGGTATCGGCCGAGGTGCATACATCGGCAATGAATGACATTATGTTTTTCCTGCTCCTTTTTTTCCTGATCGCATCAACGGTGACCAATCCGAACGTGGTAAAGTTACTACTGCCTAAATCATCATCGGGCCAGTCGGTTTCTAAAAAAACCATTAATGTATCCATCAGTAAAGATCTTCAATATACCGTTGATAAAAAGGTTGTTGCTGTTGCTGACCTGCCAACCGTTTTAGCCGGCTACAAAAAAATGGCTACAGAACTTACTATAGTTTTGTATGTTGACAAAACTGTGGCTATACAGGATGTGGTGGCGGTAATGGATGTATCGCAAAAATTAAATATTAAAATGGTTTTGGCAACAGAACCGAAATAA
- a CDS encoding Gfo/Idh/MocA family protein yields the protein MSEVNWGIIGCGNVTEKKSGPAFSKIANSKLIAVMRRDAEKAADYALRHGVGTWYSDADKLLDDPNINAVYIATPPASHMPYAIAALKKGFNVYVEKPVTRNAAEARMIAEAVKQHPNQKLTVAHYRRGVPMFLKVKQLLESGLVGEIRTVQIRMWQSRKAETAADVADNWRVHPELSGGGYFHDLAPHQLDLMLFFFGEPEKYQGFSLNQAGDTPADDNVSGQILFKNKVVVNGSWCFNVAQNQRIDSCEIVGTKGKITFPFFGNFISWKTDEDEQTLTFIHPEHIQQPMITKIVAYFNDEGPNPCSIDEAITLMDIMDAFTKNK from the coding sequence ATGTCAGAAGTAAACTGGGGAATAATAGGTTGCGGCAATGTAACGGAAAAAAAAAGCGGCCCGGCATTTAGCAAAATTGCAAATAGTAAGCTCATAGCGGTAATGCGACGCGATGCGGAAAAAGCTGCTGACTACGCCCTGCGCCACGGCGTTGGCACCTGGTACAGTGATGCTGATAAACTGCTGGACGACCCCAATATTAATGCTGTTTATATTGCTACCCCACCGGCATCGCACATGCCGTATGCCATAGCTGCCCTTAAAAAAGGTTTCAACGTTTATGTAGAAAAGCCCGTTACGCGTAACGCAGCTGAAGCCCGAATGATTGCTGAAGCGGTTAAACAGCATCCGAATCAAAAGCTAACCGTGGCCCATTACCGCCGGGGTGTACCAATGTTTTTAAAAGTGAAACAATTACTTGAAAGTGGGCTTGTTGGCGAGATCCGTACCGTACAAATCAGGATGTGGCAAAGCCGGAAAGCTGAGACGGCAGCCGATGTAGCCGATAACTGGCGCGTTCATCCCGAACTATCGGGCGGTGGCTATTTTCATGACCTTGCGCCGCACCAGCTTGACCTGATGCTGTTCTTTTTTGGGGAGCCTGAAAAATACCAGGGATTCTCTTTAAACCAGGCCGGCGATACCCCTGCGGACGATAATGTTAGCGGGCAAATATTATTTAAAAACAAAGTGGTGGTTAATGGCTCCTGGTGCTTTAATGTTGCTCAAAACCAAAGAATAGACTCATGTGAGATTGTTGGTACCAAAGGGAAAATAACTTTCCCTTTCTTTGGTAACTTCATCAGCTGGAAAACCGATGAGGACGAACAAACGCTAACTTTCATTCATCCTGAACATATCCAACAACCCATGATAACCAAGATTGTAGCCTATTTTAACGATGAGGGGCCAAACCCATGTTCAATAGATGAAGCAATAACATTGATGGATATTATGGATGCGTTTACTAAAAATAAATAA
- a CDS encoding TonB family protein, translated as MYQEEENNYPKAFLATGVILAVVIALCYFIVFINPPVQQDGTGGILVNYGTVDEGMGTNQSSTEEPSVAEKANKTQPTKVNTAPPTEQKTQEDNSDKKVVTQGAEDAPTVAVNSKKQSQTVATQPVKPAAKAVVNQNALYKGATNKGAGEGDGTAATPGNQGSKNGSTLSDNYGKGGSGNGLNMPNWSFVSAPDPQNIHRIPGVVVVDFVVDQNGNVISATSNRAKTRADLSLIEACINSIKNTKFTASTPASGTQKGQYTFRFKVD; from the coding sequence ATGTACCAGGAAGAAGAAAATAATTATCCCAAAGCATTTTTAGCAACGGGCGTTATACTTGCCGTTGTAATTGCATTGTGCTATTTTATTGTTTTCATAAATCCGCCGGTTCAGCAGGATGGTACCGGTGGCATACTGGTAAACTATGGTACGGTTGACGAAGGTATGGGTACCAATCAATCAAGCACCGAAGAGCCATCCGTTGCGGAAAAGGCAAATAAAACTCAGCCAACAAAGGTAAATACAGCCCCGCCTACCGAACAAAAAACGCAGGAGGATAACAGCGACAAAAAAGTAGTAACCCAGGGCGCAGAAGATGCGCCTACAGTGGCTGTTAATTCAAAAAAGCAAAGTCAAACGGTAGCTACCCAGCCGGTTAAACCGGCAGCTAAAGCAGTTGTGAACCAAAACGCGCTATATAAAGGGGCTACCAATAAAGGCGCAGGCGAGGGCGATGGCACTGCGGCAACCCCCGGTAACCAGGGGAGCAAAAATGGATCGACCCTGAGTGATAATTATGGGAAAGGTGGATCGGGCAATGGTTTAAATATGCCTAACTGGAGCTTTGTGAGCGCACCCGACCCCCAAAATATTCACCGGATTCCGGGTGTGGTTGTGGTTGATTTCGTAGTTGATCAAAACGGCAACGTCATTTCGGCAACCTCAAACAGAGCCAAAACCCGTGCAGACCTGAGTTTAATAGAAGCCTGTATCAATTCAATAAAAAATACAAAATTTACGGCATCCACTCCAGCATCGGGCACCCAAAAAGGGCAATATACTTTCAGGTTTAAGGTGGATTGA